The Manihot esculenta cultivar AM560-2 chromosome 1, M.esculenta_v8, whole genome shotgun sequence genome has a window encoding:
- the LOC110620532 gene encoding UPF0434 protein BRADO0313: protein MVRFSRALLKEAGNGINKTLSEILVCPLSKQPLRYCEKTKTLISDAICVSYPIKDGIPCLVPMDGKIIEADNDTKPDRASDSSAKN from the exons atGGTGAGATTTAGCAGAGCGCTATTGAAAGAAGCAGGGAATGGAATCAACAAAACTCTCTCAGAAATTCTGGTCTGCCCACTGTCCAAGCAACCCTTGAG GTATTGCGAGAAGACGAAGACTCTCATCAGTGATGCTATCTGTGTCTCTTATCCT ATAAAGGATGGAATCCCTTGCTTAGTTCCAATGGATGGTAAGATAATTGAAGCTGATAATGACACAAAACCTGATCGCGCTTCTGATTCATCTGCGAAGAATTAG